In one window of Juglans regia cultivar Chandler chromosome 3, Walnut 2.0, whole genome shotgun sequence DNA:
- the LOC108982791 gene encoding ankyrin repeat-containing protein ITN1-like, producing MAAGDLPETDTPLFLATKSGCVDIAEEILKRYPQAVEHIDDKGRNILHIAIKFRRLSIFDLVTKGEVPVNRLVRKVNNEGNAILHVVGMKLKDYMPEKLRGPALDLRDEMLWFEVPWKLITPPHFLEHRNDMKLTAEQFFCKENNELRTSATEWLKRTSEGCTVVAVLIATVAFAAAYTVPGGPNSQTGAPVLVNKPFFVVFTVTDVLSLSFALTSVVIFLSIVSSPFR from the exons ATGGCTGCAGGGGATCTACCAGAAACAGATACTCCTTTGTTTTTGGCAACTAAGTCAGGCTGTGTAGACATTGCTGAAGAAATACTGAAACGTTACCCCCAAGCAGTTGAGCATATTGATGACAAAGGGCGGAACATATTGCATATAGCTATAAAGTTTCGTCGGTTGAGTATTTTTGACCTTGTAACGAAAGGAGAAGTGCCCGTGAATAGACTGGTACGAAAAGTCAACAACGAAGGAAATGCCATACTTCATGTCGTTGGAatgaaattaaaagattatatgcCTGAGAAATTGCGAGGCCCTGCACTTGATTTGCGAGATGAAATGCTATGGTTTGAGGTAC CGTGGAAGTTGATCACCCCACCCCATTTCCTTGAACATCGTAACGATATGAAGCTGACCGCTGagcaatttttttgtaaagaaaataatgaactCCGAACATCAGCAACAGAATGGCTAAAGCGGACCTCAGAAGGATGCACCGTTGTCGCAGTACTCATTGCTACCGTTGCCTTTGCAGCAGCCTACACAGTACCTGGAGGCCCAAATAGTCAGACAGGAGCTCCAGTCCTCGTCAATAAACCTTTCTTTGTGGTTTTTACTGTGACAGATGTGTTGTCCCTTTCATTTGCTTTGACATCGGTGGTAATATTTCTCTCCATCGTCTCATCACCATTCCGTTAA